One window of the Ruficoccus amylovorans genome contains the following:
- a CDS encoding IS5 family transposase — translation MRVKTGSSQSNLFDILKHADSASQRKSSLDRLDVIDWETFRALLEERLSYGDQSKGGRIPWCPVLMLKVLVLQRFFDLSDQETEFQILDRFSFLRFVGLRPGDGSPDHATIWSFKERLGAEGMVAVFELFNEQLRTQGLIASCGKIIDASFIEAPKQRNRRHENEQIKRGEVPERIAKRPRRACQKDLDARWTQKNHVSYFGYKNHVKVDAASKFIETFTVTNAAVHDSQPVGKLLRESDREAVLWADSAYVGPFIAALLKGFAMLANICEKGTAARPLSREQKRANRQKSRIRSRVEHAFGRIAQFGGDRFRRIGQRRCRFETALTNLTYNLDRYAMFHARG, via the coding sequence ATGCGCGTAAAGACTGGTAGCAGCCAAAGCAATCTCTTCGACATTTTGAAACACGCGGACAGCGCTTCGCAGCGTAAGAGCAGCCTGGATCGGCTTGATGTGATCGATTGGGAGACGTTTCGTGCGTTGCTTGAGGAGCGCCTTTCCTACGGCGACCAAAGCAAGGGTGGGCGCATTCCGTGGTGTCCGGTTTTGATGCTCAAGGTGCTGGTATTGCAGCGCTTCTTTGACCTATCGGACCAAGAGACAGAGTTTCAGATTCTTGATCGCTTCAGCTTTCTGCGCTTTGTGGGGCTACGCCCCGGCGATGGTTCTCCCGATCACGCGACGATCTGGTCCTTTAAGGAACGCCTTGGAGCCGAGGGGATGGTTGCTGTGTTCGAGTTGTTCAACGAGCAACTGCGCACTCAGGGCTTGATCGCCAGTTGCGGCAAGATCATCGACGCCAGTTTTATCGAGGCTCCCAAGCAGCGCAACCGCCGCCATGAGAACGAACAGATCAAGCGCGGCGAGGTGCCCGAACGCATCGCCAAGAGGCCGCGCCGGGCCTGCCAGAAGGATCTCGATGCGCGTTGGACGCAGAAGAACCATGTATCCTATTTTGGATACAAGAACCACGTCAAAGTCGATGCGGCCAGCAAGTTTATCGAGACCTTCACCGTCACAAACGCCGCCGTCCACGACTCCCAACCGGTCGGGAAACTGCTGCGTGAGAGCGACCGCGAGGCCGTGCTGTGGGCCGACAGCGCTTACGTCGGGCCGTTCATCGCCGCGCTGCTCAAAGGCTTCGCCATGCTCGCCAACATCTGCGAAAAGGGCACTGCCGCCCGTCCGCTCAGCCGTGAACAAAAGCGTGCCAACAGGCAAAAGAGCCGCATCCGCTCCCGCGTCGAACACGCCTTCGGCCGCATCGCCCAGTTCGGCGGCGACCGCTTCCGACGTATCGGCCAGAGACGATGTCGCTTCGAAACCGCCCTTACCAACCTCACCTACAACCTCGACCGCTATGCCATGTTCCATGCCAGGGGCTGA